DNA from Polaribacter sp. NJDZ03:
AATAATTTTTTGTTTTGCATAATTAGACACCAAAAATAGGTTTACCAAACTTTTATCAAATAGGCAATATACAAATTACTAAACGCTCAATATAAATTGAGCATCTATTATTAATATTTAGGTTGTTTTAATCCTTTGGTTAAAGGAAATGGTTCTGCTTAGGCTTATAGTAAGGGAATATTCTTGTTGATGTTATATTTGCTTAGTACTTTTCAAAGACCTACTTTTAATCTTCTTTTTTGGTGGGTTCTCTTTTTGCTTTTTTAAGTGCTTGCATAAGCATCCATTCTATTTGTCCGTTTGTAGAACGAAATTCATCTGCAGCCCATTTTTCAATTGCTTTTATCATGTCTTCATTTACTCGCAACGCGAATGCTTTTTTCTTTGCCATGTTATTTTTTTATAAATAAACTAATGGTTTTTATTAGTTTATCTGAGATTTGGTATTCCGAAGAATAGTAAGATTTTAGATTGTCTTCTTCTTTTTGAATGTCCTTTAAAACATGATTCATGTTTTCTATAATTACCAATTTAGAATCTGTATTTGCAGCATGCAACATTTTAGCATCTTCTATGCTTACCTGAATATCTTTATCACCATTAATAATTAAAATAGGAATAGTTAGTTTTTTAATCTCGGTTTTGGGGTTTAACTGCATCCAATCGTATAAAAAAGCCTGATTTGGTTTGCCAAATATGCTCATTAAAAACGGATGTACAGTTTCAATTTTACCTCTTACTCTTAAAGTATCAAATTGTTTCCTGGCCGCGACACCTAATGGAGCATTGTTTTTTGTGATTTGTTTTATAATGGTTTCATCAATTTGTTCTCCTGTACCAGCAATAGAGATGTATTTATCGACCTCTTTAGAAGCCATCATTGCAATTAATGAACCTTGACTATGGCCAACTAAAATAATTTTAGAAAAATGCTTTTCGTTTTTAAAATAGGTGATTACTTTTTCTACATCTACAGCAAAATCTGTAATTTTTGTATTTGCTAGTAATTTGCTATTATTCTTGTTAGCTGTTCTTTTATCGTAACTATAAAAAGCAATATCTTTTTTATTGATAGAATCTCTAAATTGTTTAATGTAGTTTGCTTTTACATTTTGTGCAGGCTGATTTCCGTTTCTGTCTACAGGTCCAGAACCATGAACCCAAATAATTAAAGGCGAATTTTCTTCTGTAAAAGTTAAGGTTCCTGGAAGTTCTATTGCTCCATTTTTTATTAAAATTTCTTCGGATTTTACTTGTGCTAAAGAAATAAATGTCCCAAAAAATGTGATAGCTAAATAAGTGATAAAACGAATCATATTAATTTATTTTTGAATTATAAGTTTCTAAAACTCTTTTTGCTTCTTCTTTTAATAGAGTTCCTATTAATAACTTTTCTCCATTTTTAAGTATTAATTGAATGCCAATATCACCAGAAACATTTACAGCTTTTTCTTTTCCTTTATTAAAAAAGAAGCCACCTCTTAATCCCCAACCACCAAACTCACTTATAGGTTGATACTTTCTTACATAAGCTTTAGAAATTGTATTCCAAGGAATTGTTTTCACCTTAAAATGCAAAGGGAAAAACTGGTAATGAATTCCTACTTCATCAATTTTGGTTGTTAGTTTAAAGAAGAAAATTAATGAAATCGATAATAGAATAACACCAATTGTAATTAAAAACTCTTGTGTAGATAACGTTGTATCTGCTTTTAAGTATTTTTTTATCATCATTGCTACAGGAACAATGGAGGCGATAATTAATACTACAATTAACCAAGTTTGTCTAAAACTTTGTTCTTCTTTAAAAATTTTCATTTTAACGATTTTTATCTTTTTCCAAAACGGCATAAACGCCACCATTGGTATTTGCATATACATTAATTACGCGCCAACCTTGTTTAGCGTGTTCATTTATTTCGTCTTCAAAGTTTTTCTGGCTGTTAGACCAACTTATTTTTTGTTTTAAAAATTTGTACTCTTTCATATTTTAGTTTTTTAGGCTTCTATTTAGATATATGATATTTTAATGACTCAAAGTACCTGCATTTACAACCGGAGACGCTTCTTTATCTCCACACAAAATAACTAATAAATTACTTACCATTGCTGCTTTGCGTTCATCATCTAACTCAACAATTTGTTTTCTACTTAATTCGTTTAAAGCCATTTCTACCATTTCCACAGCACCTTGTACAATTTTATGTCTTGCAGCTACAATTGCAGTTGCTTGTTGTCTTTTTAACATGGCAGAAGCAATTTCATTAGCATAGGCTAAATATCCAATTCTTGCTTCTAAAACTTCAATACCTGCAATTGTTAAACGTTCGTCAATTTCTTTTTCTAAAGCTTCAGAAACTTCGTTAACACTAGAACGTAAAGTAATATCTTCGTCATGGCCTTCATCTGCAAAATTATCATACGGATACATACTTGCTAATTTTCTTACAGCAGCATCTGTTTGTACTCGTACAAAGTTTTCGTAATTATCAACATCAAAAGCAGCTTTATACGTATCTGTTACTCTCCAAACCAAAATGGTAGAAATCATAATCGGATTTCCTAATTTATCATTTACTTTTAAACGTTCAGAATCGAAATTACTAGCTCTTAAAGAAATTGTTTTTTTTCTAAATAAGGGATTTGCCCAATACAAACCATTCGTTTTAATGGTTCCTACATATTTACCAAATAATAAAATCACTTTAGAAGTATTTGGGTTTACCAAAATAAAGCCGAAGAAACCAAAAAAGCCAATTAAACTAACAACCATATACATAATTGTTTCTTCTATAGTAGACAATACAATACCACCAATAAATAATAGTATTACTATTAATAACATTAAATAACCGTTTGCTGGTTTAATAATTTTCTCTGCTTTCATATAAATTTATTTAAAGTGATATTAAAATCATATCGTAAAGATATAATATTATTTTTGAGAATTACAAATTTGGTGAAGAATAATTTTATAAATTTGTTGAAACATAATTTTAAAAACATAAGATGAAGATTAAAGTACTTTTTATACTATCGATATTTTTATTCTCAAATTTTTCAGCAGAAGAAACTGTTTTTTGGGGACCAACAGGACATAGAACTACAGGTAAAATAGCAGAACATCATTTAACAAAAAAAGCAAAAAGAAAAATTGATAAATTGTTAAAGGGACAAAGTTTGGCTTTTGTATCCACCTTTGGTGATGAAATAAAATCTGATAAAAAATACAATGAATTTTATTCTTGGCATTATGTAAATATGGGCTTAGATGAAAAGTATGCAGATGCAGCAAAAAATCCGGCAGGAGATATTGTTACTGGTATCTATAAATGTGTAGCGGTTTTAAAGAATGATAATAGTTCTGAAGAAGATAAAGTTTTCTATTTAAAAATGTTGGTACATTTAGTTGGAGATTTACACCAACCAATGCATGTTGGGCAAAGAGAAGATAAAGGAGGAAATACAATACAATTGCAGTGGTTTGGTAAGGGTACAAACTTACACTCGGTTTGGGATTCTAAAATAATAGAAGAATATAACATGAGTTATATAGAACTGGCTGAAAACGCCAAAGATTTATCAAAAGCAGAAATTAAAGCTATTGAAAAAGGAACAGTTGTAGATTGGGTAGATGAAGTTCATGAAGTTACAAAAGAAGTTTATAAATCTGTAAAAGTTGGTGAGAATTTAAAATATAGATATTCTTATGATCATTTAGGAACTGTAAGAACTCAATTACAAAAAGGAGGAATTCGTTTGGCAAAAATTTTAAACGATATTTTCTAGTAAAAACAATATTTCTAATAAAAGAGGCTGTTTAAAAAGGGCGTTTTTTGTCAATCTGAATTTATTTCAGATTCTTATGAATTTTGAAATTCAGTACGTTGAGATACTGAAACAAGTTCAGTATGACAATATATAATCCTTTTTTAGACAACCTTTTTTTTGTTAAGGATTAGTTAATTGTTTTTTAATAAGATATCTTCTTTGTAAGTTTATAAAATGCTAAAAAACGGTTTCTATACTTTGTTATTTTTCTCCCTTTTATTTTCCTGTAAAAAAGGAGAAGTAAAAGAAGTATCACAAAAAGTAAGCTCAGTAAAGTCTTATACATATAATGAGTTAAAGCCTTTGTTAGAAAAAAATGATGGTAAAACGTATGTAGTAAATTTTTGGGCAACTTGGTGTGCGCCTTGTGTAAAAGAATTACCTGCGTTTGAAAAATTAAACCAAGAATATGAAGCTAAAAATGTAGAGGTTATTTTGGTGAGTTTAGATTTTCCTAAACAAGTAGATAAAAGATTAATTCCTTTTATTAATAAACATAATTTACAGTCTAAAGTGGTTTTATTAAATGATATAAATGAAGATGTTTGGATTAAAGCAATCGATTCTACTTGGTCTGGAGCATTACCTGCCACATTAATTTACAATGCAAAAGGTAGAAAGTTTTACGAACAATCTTTTGATTATGAAAAACTAGAGTCTGAATTAAAAACGATTTTATAAACGAATAAATGAACGATATGAAATATACAAAATCAATTTTAATATTATTTGTAGTTTTATTAGCAAGTGCTTTTACTATAAAAACTGCAGATGGTTACCAGGTAGGTGACACTATAGAAGATTTTAAGTTAAAAAATATTGATGATAGAATGGTTTCTTTATCAGATTATTCTGATGCAAAGGGATTTGTTATCATTTTTACGTGCAATACGTGTCCGTATTCTATAGCTAATGAAGATAGAATAATTGCTTTAGATTTAAAATATAAGAAATTAGGTTTTCCTGTAATTTCAATTAATCCAAATGACCCAAAAGCATCTAAAGGAGATAGTTTAGAAGACATGAAGGTTAGAGCAGCAGAAAAAGGATTCATGTTTCCTTATTTGTTAGATGAAGGGCAAAAGGTATATCCTAAATTTGGAGCAACAAAAACACCACATGTGTTTATTGTAAGCAAGCCAAGTATGAAAGTTGAATATATTGGTGCAATAGACAATAGTTCTAGAGATGAAGATGCTGTAACAGAAAAATATGTAGAAAATGTTATTGATGCTTTATTGTTAGGCAAAAAACCAACAAAAACAACCACAAGAGCAATTGGTTGTTCTGTTAAGGTATTATAAGAGAAATGATTTAGAGATTAATTGAACTTTTTCCTCTATTTACAAAAAATCCCAAGTTTTCACTTGGGGTTTTTTATGCTATAATTTTAAAAGGTGGGCTAAGTTTAATACCAACGTTTTTTATTCTTCTTAGAAGCTTCAGACTTTCTTCCTTTGTTATGTTTGCTTTCCGTGTTTGGTTGTTTTTTTCTGTGTTTTGGAGGAGCAATAGGGTAAGGATGTTCTGCAATAATTTTAATTCTTTTTTCAATTAAAGTTTCAATTAATTTAATATATGCATTTTCATCTGGAGAGCAGAAAGAAAATGCAATTCCAGATTTACCAGCTCTACCAGTTCTACCAATTCTGTGAATATACGTTTCTGGTATGTTTGGTATATCAAAATTAATAATGGCATCTACATTTGTAATGTCAATTCCACGCGCTGCAACATCTGTCGCAATTAAAATATTTGCTTTTTTATCTTTAAAATCTTCTATAGCTTTGTTACGTATAGCTTGGGTTTTATCACCATGAATACTCGTAACTTTATACCCGTTTTTAAGTAGTGATTCTTCTAATTTATCGACACCAAACTTTGTACGTCTAAAAATAATTATTTTCCCGTTTATGGTGTTTCTTAACAAATGCAAACATAAATCGGTTTTGTTTTTCTTTGGAA
Protein-coding regions in this window:
- a CDS encoding Arc family DNA-binding protein, with translation MAKKKAFALRVNEDMIKAIEKWAADEFRSTNGQIEWMLMQALKKAKREPTKKED
- a CDS encoding S9 family peptidase, translated to MIRFITYLAITFFGTFISLAQVKSEEILIKNGAIELPGTLTFTEENSPLIIWVHGSGPVDRNGNQPAQNVKANYIKQFRDSINKKDIAFYSYDKRTANKNNSKLLANTKITDFAVDVEKVITYFKNEKHFSKIILVGHSQGSLIAMMASKEVDKYISIAGTGEQIDETIIKQITKNNAPLGVAARKQFDTLRVRGKIETVHPFLMSIFGKPNQAFLYDWMQLNPKTEIKKLTIPILIINGDKDIQVSIEDAKMLHAANTDSKLVIIENMNHVLKDIQKEEDNLKSYYSSEYQISDKLIKTISLFIKK
- a CDS encoding DUF4177 domain-containing protein, whose translation is MKEYKFLKQKISWSNSQKNFEDEINEHAKQGWRVINVYANTNGGVYAVLEKDKNR
- a CDS encoding SPFH domain-containing protein; the protein is MKAEKIIKPANGYLMLLIVILLFIGGIVLSTIEETIMYMVVSLIGFFGFFGFILVNPNTSKVILLFGKYVGTIKTNGLYWANPLFRKKTISLRASNFDSERLKVNDKLGNPIMISTILVWRVTDTYKAAFDVDNYENFVRVQTDAAVRKLASMYPYDNFADEGHDEDITLRSSVNEVSEALEKEIDERLTIAGIEVLEARIGYLAYANEIASAMLKRQQATAIVAARHKIVQGAVEMVEMALNELSRKQIVELDDERKAAMVSNLLVILCGDKEASPVVNAGTLSH
- a CDS encoding S1/P1 nuclease, producing the protein MKIKVLFILSIFLFSNFSAEETVFWGPTGHRTTGKIAEHHLTKKAKRKIDKLLKGQSLAFVSTFGDEIKSDKKYNEFYSWHYVNMGLDEKYADAAKNPAGDIVTGIYKCVAVLKNDNSSEEDKVFYLKMLVHLVGDLHQPMHVGQREDKGGNTIQLQWFGKGTNLHSVWDSKIIEEYNMSYIELAENAKDLSKAEIKAIEKGTVVDWVDEVHEVTKEVYKSVKVGENLKYRYSYDHLGTVRTQLQKGGIRLAKILNDIF
- a CDS encoding TlpA disulfide reductase family protein, with amino-acid sequence MLKNGFYTLLFFSLLFSCKKGEVKEVSQKVSSVKSYTYNELKPLLEKNDGKTYVVNFWATWCAPCVKELPAFEKLNQEYEAKNVEVILVSLDFPKQVDKRLIPFINKHNLQSKVVLLNDINEDVWIKAIDSTWSGALPATLIYNAKGRKFYEQSFDYEKLESELKTIL
- a CDS encoding thioredoxin family protein, which codes for MKYTKSILILFVVLLASAFTIKTADGYQVGDTIEDFKLKNIDDRMVSLSDYSDAKGFVIIFTCNTCPYSIANEDRIIALDLKYKKLGFPVISINPNDPKASKGDSLEDMKVRAAEKGFMFPYLLDEGQKVYPKFGATKTPHVFIVSKPSMKVEYIGAIDNSSRDEDAVTEKYVENVIDALLLGKKPTKTTTRAIGCSVKVL